One Bacteroidota bacterium genomic region harbors:
- a CDS encoding sigma-70 family RNA polymerase sigma factor translates to MEVGSHLTEKGLRDYRLVLAAVNHGDQKAYATLMHNYRDSLYFMLLKMTNNPDDADDLTIEAFGKAFKKLEQYTPDYAFSTWLFKIASNNCIDFIRKKKKNTFSLNNRGEDENSHEFGESIPSETLDPEERIIKTQKIEMMHEVVEKLKPHYRTLIELRYFKEFSYEEISKELDLPLGTVKAQLFRAREFLFNILKNIPEKY, encoded by the coding sequence ATGGAAGTAGGGTCGCATCTGACGGAGAAGGGATTACGTGATTATAGGTTGGTTTTGGCAGCAGTTAATCATGGTGACCAGAAGGCATATGCTACGTTAATGCATAATTATCGTGATTCATTATACTTTATGCTTTTGAAAATGACCAATAATCCTGACGATGCAGATGATCTTACCATTGAAGCTTTTGGTAAGGCATTTAAAAAGCTTGAACAATATACTCCCGATTATGCTTTTAGTACCTGGCTATTTAAAATTGCTTCCAATAATTGCATCGATTTTATCCGTAAAAAGAAAAAGAATACTTTTTCATTAAACAATAGGGGCGAAGATGAAAATAGTCACGAGTTCGGCGAAAGCATTCCTTCTGAAACCTTAGATCCTGAAGAAAGAATAATAAAGACACAAAAAATTGAGATGATGCATGAGGTTGTTGAAAAATTAAAACCTCATTATCGAACCTTGATAGAGTTAAGATATTTCAAGGAGTTTTCGTATGAGGAAATTTCAAAAGAATTAGATCTTCCTTTAGGCACAGTTAAGGCTCAACTATTCAGAGCTCGTGAATTCTTGTTCAATATTCT
- a CDS encoding glycosyltransferase: MEMPIPQFSLPFILLAIYALAFIDQMIYYWFIFSRLAFYRPTKQSIELLPVSVVICARNEDYLLRTLLPKILEQDYPSFEIVVVNDSSTDDTLEYLEDLKRIHPNISIVNIAQNLNFFSGKKFPLSLGIKSAKNELLVLTDPDCEPNSDQWLKNMALAFTPSTEIVLGYSPIKPDKGLFNTIARYDTIQRAIQYLSYAIIGKTFMGVGRNLAYKKSLFYKSKGFISHYKIQSGDDDLFINRVATSKNTNISIRPESFMHTAFVPYFRLWFLRKQQQLNTVKYFRSGTRFLLGKYELSKFVIYALFATLLILEYNIFIVLGLFGLRLLTQLIIIKKSMMVLSERKLLLVTPLLELLMIFIHMTVRISNVFIKQNKWK; encoded by the coding sequence ATGGAAATGCCAATTCCCCAATTTTCTTTACCTTTTATATTGTTGGCAATATATGCTTTGGCATTTATTGATCAGATGATATATTACTGGTTTATTTTTAGCAGGCTGGCTTTTTATCGTCCAACAAAGCAGAGCATAGAGTTGCTCCCTGTTTCGGTTGTGATTTGTGCCAGGAATGAAGATTATTTGCTAAGAACTTTGTTGCCAAAAATTTTAGAGCAAGATTATCCCAGTTTCGAAATTGTAGTCGTTAACGATTCTTCAACCGATGATACGCTTGAGTACCTTGAAGATTTAAAAAGGATACACCCGAATATCAGCATTGTTAATATCGCCCAAAATTTGAATTTTTTCAGTGGAAAAAAGTTCCCACTGTCACTTGGTATCAAATCAGCAAAAAACGAGTTACTTGTATTGACCGATCCTGATTGTGAACCAAATTCCGATCAGTGGTTGAAAAATATGGCTTTAGCTTTTACTCCTTCAACGGAAATAGTTTTGGGATACAGTCCAATTAAACCCGATAAGGGGCTCTTTAATACAATTGCCCGTTATGATACAATACAAAGAGCTATTCAGTATCTATCGTATGCAATAATTGGTAAAACATTTATGGGGGTTGGTAGGAATTTGGCATATAAAAAGTCGCTTTTTTATAAATCAAAAGGTTTTATTTCTCATTATAAAATACAATCAGGTGATGATGATTTATTCATAAATAGAGTTGCCACAAGTAAGAATACAAACATATCTATTCGTCCTGAAAGTTTTATGCATACTGCGTTTGTACCATATTTCCGTTTATGGTTTCTTCGTAAGCAACAACAATTAAATACGGTAAAATATTTTAGAAGTGGAACCCGTTTTTTATTAGGGAAATATGAACTAAGCAAGTTTGTTATTTATGCGCTATTTGCCACACTACTCATCTTGGAATACAATATTTTTATTGTTTTGGGGTTATTTGGATTAAGATTGTTGACGCAATTGATTATTATTAAAAAGAGCATGATGGTTTTATCGGAACGCAAATTATTGTTAGTTACACCTTTGCTGGAATTACTCATGATATTCATCCATATGACGGTGAGAATATCGAATGTATTTATTAAACAAAACAAATGGAAGTAG
- the tgt gene encoding tRNA guanosine(34) transglycosylase Tgt: MKFSIKSTDKNSNARTGILATGHGNIETPIFMPVGTVGAVKAVQIPDLTNDTKAQIILGNTYHLYLRPGLNIIEEAGGLHKFNGWDKPILTDSGGYQVYSLANTRKLTEKGVVFRSHIDGSKHEFTPENVMDIQRTIGADIIMAFDECTPYPCEYDYAKNSLKITHQWLDRCIAQFDCTQAKYGYDQILFPIVQGSVYKDLRLESAEFIASKNAIGNAIGGLSVGEPHEMMYEMTELVCNILPKDKPRYLMGVGTPENILESIALGIDMFDCVIPTRNARHGIIYTSNGIINIKNEKWKNDFSVLDENGQSYVDHQYSKAYVRHLFAANEILGGMITSLHNLAFYLWLVKEARTHIFTGDFTSWKNTMVKKLSARI; encoded by the coding sequence ATGAAATTTTCCATAAAATCGACTGATAAAAACTCCAATGCTCGTACCGGCATATTAGCTACAGGTCATGGCAATATTGAAACTCCCATATTTATGCCCGTGGGCACAGTAGGTGCCGTAAAGGCTGTTCAAATCCCCGATCTGACAAATGATACTAAAGCTCAAATCATTTTGGGCAATACCTATCACCTTTATTTGCGACCCGGGTTAAATATTATTGAAGAAGCCGGTGGTTTGCACAAATTTAACGGATGGGATAAACCTATACTTACAGATAGTGGTGGATATCAGGTTTATTCATTGGCAAATACACGAAAATTGACCGAAAAAGGAGTAGTTTTCCGTTCGCATATCGATGGGTCAAAACATGAATTTACCCCTGAAAATGTAATGGATATTCAACGAACCATTGGAGCTGACATCATCATGGCTTTTGATGAATGCACTCCTTATCCCTGTGAATATGATTATGCAAAAAATTCATTAAAAATAACTCATCAATGGTTGGACCGATGTATTGCACAATTTGATTGTACACAAGCTAAATATGGTTACGATCAAATACTTTTCCCGATTGTTCAAGGTAGTGTTTATAAAGATCTTCGCTTAGAATCTGCTGAATTTATAGCGTCAAAAAATGCAATTGGAAATGCCATTGGTGGATTATCTGTTGGCGAACCTCATGAAATGATGTATGAAATGACCGAGTTAGTTTGTAACATTTTGCCGAAAGATAAGCCCAGATATTTGATGGGAGTTGGTACACCTGAGAATATTTTAGAAAGCATTGCCTTAGGCATCGACATGTTTGATTGTGTGATACCAACAAGAAATGCCCGGCACGGAATTATTTATACATCAAATGGAATCATTAATATTAAAAATGAAAAATGGAAAAATGATTTCAGTGTTCTGGATGAAAATGGCCAATCATATGTAGATCATCAATATAGTAAGGCATATGTCAGGCATTTATTTGCAGCAAATGAAATTTTAGGGGGAATGATTACCAGTTTACATAATCTGGCTTTTTATTTATGGTTGGTGAAAGAAGCCAGAACTCATATTTTTACCGGAGATTTTACTAGCTGGAAAAATACCATGGTAAAAAAGCTTTCTGCAAGAATCTGA
- a CDS encoding LptF/LptG family permease codes for MKIIDYYIIKKFLGTFFYAISLLIIVVIIFDVSENIDDFLENNAPLKNIIFDYYLNFIPYFINLFIYLFTFISVIFFTSKLASNTEIIAFLNSGISYNRFLRPYLLSAVFLSILSFYLSNFLIPPANEKRREFKDEYMEKLNKLKDRNIHLQISPGEFVYVQNYSIGSNVGFKFTLERFKDFKLEYKLSAELIKWDTANLVWHLEDYFIRKINGETESLIKGVTLDTTLALAPSDLYYQKNDYEIMNYWELNERIKQEKLKGSDNVKYYEVEKGKRQSAPFATIVMTIIGVSLSSRKLRGGIGMHLGMGLGIAFAYILFMQISTVFATFGNLSPLYAAWVPNIFFGIIGIAILTTTPK; via the coding sequence ATGAAAATAATCGATTATTATATTATTAAAAAATTTCTGGGGACGTTTTTTTATGCAATAAGTTTGCTGATCATTGTTGTTATTATCTTTGATGTCAGCGAGAATATAGATGATTTTTTGGAAAACAATGCTCCTCTCAAAAATATTATCTTCGATTACTATTTAAATTTCATCCCTTATTTTATCAATCTTTTTATTTATCTTTTCACCTTCATCTCAGTGATTTTTTTCACTTCGAAACTGGCATCAAATACTGAAATTATTGCCTTTTTGAATAGTGGGATTAGTTACAATCGATTCCTCAGACCTTATCTTCTTTCTGCCGTGTTCCTTTCAATACTTTCATTTTATTTATCAAATTTTTTAATCCCGCCGGCGAATGAAAAGAGACGAGAATTTAAAGATGAGTACATGGAGAAGCTGAACAAATTGAAGGATAGGAACATCCACCTACAAATCAGCCCGGGTGAGTTTGTATATGTTCAGAATTATAGTATTGGGAGTAATGTTGGTTTTAAATTCACCTTGGAAAGATTTAAAGATTTCAAATTAGAATATAAACTAAGTGCCGAACTTATAAAATGGGATACAGCTAATTTAGTTTGGCATCTGGAAGATTATTTTATCCGCAAAATTAACGGTGAAACCGAATCCCTTATAAAAGGTGTCACCCTTGATACAACTTTAGCGTTGGCTCCTTCAGATCTTTACTATCAAAAGAACGATTACGAGATCATGAATTATTGGGAGTTAAATGAAAGAATAAAACAAGAGAAACTGAAAGGATCGGACAATGTCAAGTATTATGAAGTTGAAAAAGGAAAACGTCAGTCAGCCCCATTTGCAACCATTGTAATGACCATTATTGGGGTTTCCCTATCAAGCAGAAAATTGCGAGGCGGAATTGGAATGCACCTTGGAATGGGGCTCGGAATTGCTTTTGCCTATATTTTATTCATGCAAATTTCAACAGTATTTGCAACCTTCGGTAATTTATCGCCACTATACGCAGCCTGGGTTCCCAATATCTTCTTCGGTATAATCGGAATAGCAATATTAACAACAACCCCAAAATAG
- a CDS encoding 4-(cytidine 5'-diphospho)-2-C-methyl-D-erythritol kinase, which produces MIAFPNAKINLGLNVLDKRADGFHNIDTVFFPVDLCDVLEIIKTEDSKTSFNSSGLRITGDQEANLCMKAYHLLKDKFSLPDVKIHLHKVIPMGAGLGGGSSDAAFTLKLLNNLFDLKIKESDLLKFASKLGADCAFFIINEPHAAFERGDKFKQMNIDLNTYQFVIIAPDIHVDTAFAYSKIIPKKKERHSSEIVKSERVEEWRYTLVNDFEEPIFGIYPELKNIKSALYNLGATYASMSGSGSAVYGMFEKPIDLSANFKDSFYWSSKI; this is translated from the coding sequence ATGATTGCTTTTCCAAATGCTAAAATAAATCTGGGTTTAAATGTATTAGATAAAAGAGCGGACGGATTTCATAATATTGATACCGTATTTTTCCCGGTGGATTTATGCGATGTTTTGGAAATTATCAAAACCGAAGATTCTAAAACCAGTTTTAACTCAAGCGGGTTAAGGATTACCGGCGATCAGGAAGCAAATTTGTGCATGAAGGCATACCATTTATTAAAAGATAAATTTAGCTTGCCGGATGTAAAAATCCATCTTCATAAAGTGATTCCAATGGGCGCCGGTTTGGGTGGTGGTTCGTCGGATGCGGCTTTTACCTTGAAATTGCTGAACAATCTTTTTGATTTAAAAATTAAAGAATCTGATTTATTGAAATTTGCTTCCAAACTTGGAGCCGATTGTGCTTTTTTTATTATAAATGAACCACATGCAGCGTTCGAAAGAGGTGATAAATTCAAACAAATGAATATAGATTTGAATACATATCAATTTGTAATCATCGCACCGGATATCCATGTTGACACCGCATTCGCTTATTCAAAGATTATTCCAAAAAAGAAAGAAAGACATTCTTCTGAAATTGTTAAAAGCGAGCGAGTTGAAGAGTGGAGATATACTTTGGTCAATGATTTTGAGGAACCCATTTTTGGCATTTATCCTGAACTTAAAAATATTAAATCGGCATTATACAATTTGGGAGCAACGTATGCATCGATGAGTGGTAGCGGCTCGGCTGTTTACGGGATGTTTGAAAAACCAATTGATTTGTCGGCAAATTTCAAAGATTCTTTTTATTGGTCATCAAAAATTTAA
- a CDS encoding GH3 auxin-responsive promoter family protein, giving the protein MALLNSVLSWLIKKRIHQIELFKKYPHEVQEEWLRKLINSAKDTEWGLKYDFKSIKTYADFCEHVPVNDYDSLKPYIERLRTGEQNLLWPSEIRWFAQSSGTTNDKSKFIPVSEESLEDCHYKGGKDMLSIYFNNNPNSNFFDGRGLALSGSHRINEVNNEDYYTGDLSAIIIQNLPFWAEFIRVPKRSVALMDNWEIKIEEMAKTSIEYSLTSLSGVPSWTLLLLKRILEISGKENISEVWPDLEVFFHGGVNFAPYRKQFLELIPSPKMHFVETYNASEGFFGIQDQLDSNELLLMLDYGIFYEFLPIDQVDNVNKKPLPLNKVKLQTNYAMLISTNAGLWRYMIGDTIEFTNLSPYRIRITGRTKSFINAVGEEVIIDNAETALAEACLTNQALISEYTAAPIYADGDKRAAHEWVIEFEIMPKNIEDFTNTLDKALQSLNSDYEAKRFNDMILDKPILRVVPKGTFYKWLKKRGKLGGQNKVPRLSNNRIYIDDLLEDLKF; this is encoded by the coding sequence ATGGCCCTTCTAAATTCGGTACTTTCCTGGCTCATAAAAAAGAGGATTCATCAAATTGAGCTCTTTAAAAAATATCCTCATGAAGTGCAGGAAGAATGGTTGAGGAAATTAATCAACAGCGCTAAAGATACTGAATGGGGTTTAAAATATGATTTTAAATCCATAAAAACCTATGCCGATTTTTGTGAACACGTTCCTGTAAATGATTACGATTCGCTTAAACCCTATATTGAACGTTTGAGGACTGGGGAGCAAAATTTATTATGGCCGTCCGAAATAAGATGGTTCGCTCAATCGTCCGGCACCACAAATGATAAAAGCAAGTTTATTCCTGTAAGTGAAGAATCGCTCGAGGATTGTCATTATAAAGGAGGCAAGGACATGCTTTCCATTTATTTTAACAATAATCCGAATTCCAATTTTTTTGATGGCAGGGGCTTGGCTTTAAGTGGAAGTCATCGCATCAATGAAGTGAATAATGAAGATTATTATACCGGAGATTTATCTGCCATTATCATCCAAAATTTGCCTTTTTGGGCTGAGTTTATCCGTGTACCAAAAAGAAGTGTGGCCCTGATGGATAATTGGGAAATCAAAATTGAAGAAATGGCCAAGACAAGCATTGAGTATAGCCTTACCAGTCTTTCGGGGGTTCCATCCTGGACCTTACTTTTACTTAAAAGGATTTTAGAGATTTCGGGTAAGGAAAACATTTCAGAAGTATGGCCCGATTTGGAAGTTTTCTTTCATGGAGGTGTAAATTTTGCACCCTATCGTAAACAATTTTTAGAATTGATTCCATCGCCAAAAATGCATTTTGTTGAGACTTACAATGCGTCAGAAGGGTTTTTTGGGATCCAGGATCAGCTTGATTCTAACGAATTATTGCTCATGCTCGATTATGGCATATTCTATGAATTTTTACCAATTGATCAAGTTGATAATGTGAATAAAAAACCACTTCCGCTTAACAAGGTAAAATTGCAGACCAATTATGCCATGTTGATTTCAACCAATGCAGGTTTATGGCGATATATGATTGGCGATACCATTGAATTTACCAATTTATCACCTTATCGAATTCGAATTACCGGAAGAACCAAGAGTTTTATAAATGCCGTAGGTGAAGAAGTAATAATCGATAACGCAGAAACTGCTCTCGCCGAAGCATGTCTTACTAATCAAGCTCTGATTAGTGAATATACAGCTGCTCCAATTTATGCTGATGGTGATAAAAGAGCTGCTCATGAGTGGGTGATTGAATTTGAGATCATGCCAAAAAACATTGAGGATTTTACTAATACACTCGACAAAGCATTACAATCACTTAACTCCGATTATGAGGCAAAAAGATTTAACGATATGATTTTGGACAAACCCATTTTAAGAGTTGTTCCAAAAGGTACTTTTTATAAATGGTTAAAGAAACGCGGAAAATTAGGTGGACAAAACAAAGTTCCACGTTTATCAAATAATCGGATTTATATTGACGATCTTCTGGAAGATCTTAAATTTTAA
- a CDS encoding deoxynucleoside kinase, with amino-acid sequence MHIAIAGNIGSGKTTLTRLLSKHFGWKAHYEDVDTNPYLNSFYEDMQRWSFNLQVYFLNSRFRQVIKIRQSGKTVIQDRTIYEDAYIFAPNLHSMNLMSTRDFENYSSLFELMSSFIQPPDLLIYLRSSVPNLVNQIQKRGREYEESIRLDYLKLLNERYEGWVSKYESGKLLIIDVDDIDFESVPEDLGMVIEKINAEIHGLF; translated from the coding sequence ATGCATATAGCTATTGCAGGAAATATCGGTTCAGGGAAAACTACTTTAACCCGACTTCTTTCAAAACATTTTGGGTGGAAGGCTCATTACGAAGACGTTGACACTAATCCATACCTCAACAGTTTTTATGAAGATATGCAACGATGGTCATTCAACTTGCAAGTATATTTTCTGAATAGCCGGTTCCGCCAAGTGATTAAAATCAGGCAAAGTGGCAAAACTGTAATTCAGGATCGTACAATTTATGAAGACGCTTATATTTTTGCGCCGAATTTGCATTCGATGAACCTGATGTCGACACGTGATTTTGAAAATTACAGTTCCTTGTTCGAATTGATGAGTTCGTTTATTCAACCACCTGACTTATTGATTTATTTGCGTTCAAGTGTGCCGAATTTAGTGAATCAAATTCAGAAACGCGGGAGGGAATATGAAGAATCTATTCGATTGGATTACTTAAAACTCCTAAACGAAAGATATGAAGGCTGGGTTTCAAAATATGAATCAGGTAAATTATTGATTATTGATGTTGATGATATTGATTTTGAATCGGTCCCTGAAGATTTAGGAATGGTAATTGAAAAAATTAATGCAGAAATTCATGGCCTGTTTTAA
- a CDS encoding tRNA-binding protein — MATIEDFNKLDIRSGKIIEVYDFPEAKNPSYILVIDFGNEIGLKKSSAQLTKNYKKEDLMGRMILAVVNFPSRQIGPKISEVLTLGVPDKNGNTILIVPENEVPEGAKLY; from the coding sequence ATGGCTACTATTGAAGATTTTAATAAACTTGATATACGAAGCGGGAAAATAATTGAGGTTTACGATTTTCCTGAAGCCAAAAATCCATCCTATATATTGGTGATCGATTTTGGTAATGAAATTGGATTGAAAAAATCGAGTGCACAACTTACAAAGAACTATAAAAAGGAAGATTTAATGGGAAGAATGATCTTAGCTGTTGTAAATTTTCCTTCCCGACAAATTGGCCCGAAAATTTCAGAGGTACTAACATTGGGCGTGCCGGATAAAAACGGGAATACCATTTTAATAGTTCCCGAGAACGAAGTACCTGAAGGTGCTAAACTTTATTAA
- the kdsB gene encoding 3-deoxy-manno-octulosonate cytidylyltransferase translates to MKIIGIIPARYESSRFPGKPLAMILDKPMIQHVYENASKTVSLNELIVATDDLRIFECVEKFGGKVVMTGKNHQSGSDRCSEVLKLLIAKKQYFDVVINIQGDEPFIKTVQLEMIIESFEEDSTAEISTLVKKIHQTNELFNPNVVKAVVNHKGDALYFSRSPIPFMRDLDQAQWISHHSYYKHIGIYGFKTDVLQQITGLNKSGLEKSENLEQLRWLENGFKIKTKLTTIENIAIDQPEDLKKITNNI, encoded by the coding sequence ATGAAAATCATTGGCATTATACCAGCTCGTTATGAGTCCAGTCGTTTCCCGGGCAAGCCATTGGCAATGATATTGGATAAACCAATGATACAGCATGTTTATGAAAATGCGTCTAAAACTGTTTCTTTAAATGAACTTATTGTAGCTACCGACGACCTGCGAATCTTTGAGTGTGTGGAGAAGTTTGGCGGCAAGGTTGTAATGACCGGAAAGAACCACCAAAGTGGATCGGACAGATGCAGTGAGGTTTTGAAATTATTAATAGCTAAGAAGCAATATTTTGATGTTGTAATTAACATCCAAGGTGATGAACCATTCATCAAAACAGTACAGCTCGAAATGATAATCGAAAGCTTCGAAGAAGATTCAACTGCTGAGATTTCAACATTGGTAAAAAAAATTCATCAAACTAACGAACTTTTTAATCCAAACGTCGTTAAAGCAGTGGTCAATCATAAAGGAGATGCATTATACTTTAGTCGTTCACCCATCCCATTTATGAGAGATCTGGATCAGGCTCAGTGGATAAGCCATCATTCTTATTATAAACATATTGGAATATATGGATTTAAGACTGATGTACTGCAACAAATTACAGGCTTGAACAAGTCCGGTTTAGAGAAATCTGAAAATTTGGAACAATTAAGATGGCTGGAAAATGGCTTTAAAATAAAAACTAAATTAACAACTATTGAAAACATTGCGATTGATCAGCCGGAAGATTTAAAAAAAATTACAAATAATATTTGA
- a CDS encoding SPOR domain-containing protein: protein MKVARYIGDLLFKYECIVIPGFGGFITKEIPAKIHPVQNYFVPPSKDIVFNAHLKANDGLLINHIASSEKITYLEAKKTLDRFVEQCESALKNGKRIHFRKVGTLFLNEAGFKQFAPDGTQNYLADSYGLKSFISPPIKRSTTGRPIVKKQIPQDRKAEHVYERPQIKKPIAKPKAKGPKYIRINVSAVVILLIASAFLIFRFNHVKEYYKNYSSLIPFYYANPNDYLISNYVRLGLANVTNLGDKLKVVGDKLNINYELPKEETDKPIVEEKKTDSIVDTYDILVENLKGKTKDLSEVESENNRAIEAQPNENAAPQPVVLENKIIPKNDQTSPKYYIIGGSFASLANADKFVLELKQKGFEADIAGVNKFNHYRVYYNSYNNIADANQKLAIIRKNENSSAWILPL from the coding sequence ATGAAAGTTGCACGTTATATTGGAGACTTACTGTTTAAATACGAATGTATTGTTATTCCTGGATTTGGTGGATTTATAACAAAGGAAATTCCTGCAAAAATCCACCCTGTTCAAAATTATTTTGTTCCTCCTTCAAAAGACATCGTATTCAATGCTCATCTAAAAGCAAATGATGGGTTACTTATAAACCATATAGCCAGTTCAGAGAAAATTACTTATTTAGAAGCAAAGAAAACACTTGATCGATTTGTTGAACAATGCGAATCTGCTCTAAAAAACGGAAAAAGAATTCATTTCCGAAAAGTTGGCACTTTATTTTTAAATGAAGCCGGCTTTAAACAATTTGCACCGGATGGTACTCAAAATTACCTTGCCGATTCTTATGGGTTAAAAAGTTTTATTTCACCGCCTATCAAAAGAAGTACAACCGGTCGGCCAATTGTTAAAAAACAGATTCCACAAGATAGGAAAGCAGAACATGTTTATGAAAGGCCACAGATCAAAAAACCTATAGCAAAGCCTAAAGCCAAGGGCCCAAAGTATATTCGTATTAATGTATCTGCAGTTGTTATTTTGCTCATTGCTTCAGCCTTTTTAATATTCAGGTTCAATCACGTTAAGGAATACTACAAAAACTATTCTTCACTTATTCCTTTCTACTATGCCAATCCTAACGATTATCTTATTTCAAATTATGTTAGGCTTGGACTTGCAAATGTTACAAATTTGGGTGATAAATTAAAAGTTGTCGGAGATAAATTAAATATCAATTATGAATTACCTAAAGAAGAGACAGATAAACCTATAGTTGAAGAAAAAAAAACCGACTCAATTGTTGACACCTATGATATATTAGTGGAAAATTTAAAAGGGAAAACGAAGGATTTATCAGAAGTTGAATCTGAAAACAACAGAGCCATTGAAGCTCAACCGAATGAAAATGCTGCGCCACAACCTGTTGTTCTTGAAAATAAGATTATCCCAAAAAACGATCAAACTTCACCTAAATATTATATTATTGGCGGGTCATTTGCTAGTTTGGCCAATGCCGATAAGTTTGTACTGGAATTAAAACAAAAAGGATTTGAAGCCGACATTGCCGGAGTTAACAAATTCAATCACTACCGCGTGTATTATAACAGTTATAACAATATTGCTGATGCCAATCAAAAATTAGCAATTATCCGTAAAAATGAAAATTCTTCGGCCTGGATCTTACCTCTTTAG
- the trmB gene encoding tRNA (guanosine(46)-N7)-methyltransferase TrmB, whose product MVPKNKIRKFQENLTFPNLFQIEYHDLMANGFGLKGNWHNAYFKNQNPIILELGCGKGEYTLGLANKYPNHNYIGVDVKGARLWRGAKSSIEQNLTNAAFVRTQIETIDYYFEKKEISEIWVTFPDPQPKSLKTHKRLISPRFLEIYKRFLKPCGVIHLKTDNLNLFEYCLEMIKTEKHELILQTKDLYNSDIEEDVKIIQTYYETRYLREGKKINYLKFIMHE is encoded by the coding sequence CTGGTGCCAAAAAATAAAATTAGGAAATTTCAAGAAAATCTCACATTTCCAAATCTCTTTCAAATAGAATATCATGATTTGATGGCCAACGGGTTTGGACTAAAAGGTAATTGGCATAATGCCTATTTCAAAAATCAGAACCCGATTATTCTGGAACTGGGCTGTGGTAAAGGAGAATACACGCTGGGGTTAGCCAATAAATATCCTAATCATAATTATATTGGCGTGGATGTTAAAGGTGCAAGACTTTGGAGAGGTGCAAAGTCATCAATTGAACAAAACTTAACAAATGCAGCCTTTGTACGAACACAAATTGAAACCATTGATTATTATTTTGAGAAAAAAGAAATTAGTGAGATATGGGTCACATTTCCAGATCCTCAACCAAAATCTCTCAAAACTCACAAAAGGTTAATTTCACCCAGATTTCTGGAAATTTACAAACGATTTCTTAAACCTTGCGGGGTCATCCATCTAAAAACCGACAATCTAAATTTATTTGAATATTGCCTTGAAATGATTAAAACGGAAAAGCATGAATTAATTCTTCAAACAAAAGATCTTTATAATTCAGATATTGAGGAGGATGTTAAAATCATTCAGACCTATTACGAGACACGTTATCTTCGTGAAGGGAAAAAAATAAACTATTTAAAATTTATTATGCATGAATGA
- a CDS encoding MGMT family protein, with product MNDDMPFFEQVYQVAQLIPTGRFTTYGAIAAYIGSKGSARMVGWAMNGSHHAIKSIPAHRVVNRNGMLTGKHHFGDPTLMQKLLENEGIQIANDKIIDFEKYFWDPAKELL from the coding sequence ATGAATGATGACATGCCTTTTTTCGAACAGGTTTACCAAGTTGCCCAACTAATCCCAACCGGAAGATTTACTACCTATGGTGCCATTGCAGCATATATCGGAAGTAAAGGCTCGGCCCGTATGGTTGGTTGGGCAATGAATGGGTCTCATCACGCAATTAAATCTATTCCTGCCCACCGTGTAGTTAACCGCAATGGGATGCTTACCGGCAAACATCATTTTGGGGACCCGACCTTGATGCAAAAATTACTTGAAAACGAAGGCATTCAAATAGCTAATGACAAAATCATTGATTTTGAAAAATATTTCTGGGATCCAGCAAAAGAATTGCTTTAA